Proteins from a single region of Carassius gibelio isolate Cgi1373 ecotype wild population from Czech Republic chromosome A5, carGib1.2-hapl.c, whole genome shotgun sequence:
- the LOC128014937 gene encoding methyl-CpG-binding domain protein 2-like, with product MIMERKRTDCPALPPGWKKEEVIRKSGLSAGKSDVYYYSPTGKKFRSKPQLSRYLGNSVDLGCFDFRTGKMMPSKMQKNKQRLRSDILGLSKGKPDLNTALPIRQTASIFKQPVTKVVNHPNNKVKTDPQRATEQPRQLFWEKRLKGLRSWDVSEEVLRTMDLPKGLQSLGPDSTEETLLSAIASALHMSSVPVMGQTSSAAEKNPAIWLNTSQPLCKAFTITDDDIREQELKVHQARRSLEDALMADGLARASESIRDMEGRAA from the exons ATGATCATGGAGAGGAAGAGGACGGATTGCCCTGCTCTTCCACCCGGCTGGAAGAAGGAAGAAGTGATCCGGAAGTCCGGGCTGAGCGCTGGGAAGAGTGATGTCTATTACTACAG tCCCACAGGAAAGAAGTTCCGCAGTAAACCTCAGTTATCCCGTTACCTCGGGAACTCGGTGGATCTGGGATGTTTCGACTTCCGCACGGGCAAAATGATGCCCAGCAAGATGCAGAAGAACAAGCAGAGACTGCGCAGCGACATCCTCGGCCTGAGCAAG GGGAAGCCGGATCTGAACACAGCGCTGCCCATCAGACAGACAGCCTCCATCTTCAAGCAGCCGGTCACTAAAGTGGTCAATCATCCCAACAACAAAGTGAAGACAGACCCCCAGAGAGCCACGGAGCAGCCCAGACAG ctgttcTGGGAGAAGCGGCTGAAGGGTCTGCGGTCGTGGGACGTGTCGGAGGAAGTGCTCAGGACGATGGATCTGCCCAAGGGTTTACAGA GTTTGGGGCCGGACTCGACGGAAGAGACGCTCCTGTCGGCCATCGCTAGCGCTCTGCACATGAGCTCGGTGCCCGTCATGGGTCAGACGTCCTCAGCGGCGGAGAAGAACCCGGCCATATGGCTGAACACATCACAGCCGCTCTGCAAGGCCTTCACCATCACAGACGACGACATACG ggAGCAGGAGCTGAAGGTCCATCAGGCCCGGCGCAGTCTGGAAGACGCTCTGATGGCCGACGGTTTGGCGCGAGCCTCCGAATCCATCCGAGACATGGAGGGCAGAGCGGCGTGA
- the LOC128015016 gene encoding uncharacterized protein LOC128015016 encodes MNYTFKLLTWQSRPQRNLIGPESRHDVSRTFDASVCDSGSAFRSTRLSSKSINSMAVTEKLIQAVHAYPVLYDASLHDYRSAERRVKAWREVAACVGFSVLECKRRWKTIRDRYIRERRLCQLRTEEGGRRLHYWSHRETLAFLDAHIRKKKRHGEAEAPEELDDSPDDSSGAESKPGPEKEKELVLKPLSPLPLPIVPQLPAVKQVPPMTQLLLAGLPPGLKVSSPAPLSLTTNNLNGKLEENEALKSERAFDEDELFLLSYVPALKRLTPQKRAAVKMQIQQIMFDAEFKEH; translated from the exons ATGAATTACACTTTCAAACTCCTTACGTGGCAG TCCCGCCCACAGCGAAATCTGATTGGTCCAGAATCCCGCCATGACGTGTCGCGTACTTTTGACGCGAGCGTGTGTGATTCCGGGAGCGCGTTCCGTTCGACGCGTCTCAGCAGCAAGTCAATAAACTCAATGGCGGTGACGGAGAAACTCATCCAGGCGGTGCACGCGTACCCGGTGCTTTATGACGCTTCGCTGCACGATTATCGCAGCGCGGAGCGGAGGGTGAAGGCGTGGAGGGAGGTCGCCGCGTGCGTCGGGTTCTCCG TGCTGGAGTGCAAGCGCAGATGGAAGACCATCAGGGACAGATACATCCGAGAGCGCAGGCTGTGCCAGCTGAGGACGGAGGAGGGCGGCCGGCGCCTGCATTACTGGTCACACAGAGAAACCCTGGCCTTTCTGGACGCTCACATCAGGAAGAAGAAGCGTCACGGTGAAGCCGAGGCTCCGGAGGAGCTGGACGACTCTCCCGATGACTCCAGCGGCGCCGAGTCGAAGCCCGGCCCGGAGAAAGAGAAGGAGCTGGTGCTCAAGCCCTTGTCTCCGCTGCCGCTGCCCATCGTCCCTCAGCTGCCGGCGGTCAAACAGGTGCCGCCGATGACCCAGCTGCTGCTCGCCGGTCTGCCTCCGGGACTGAAGGTGTCCAGTCCAGCGCCGCTGAGCCTCACCACAAACAACCTCAACGGGAAGCTGGAGGAGAACGAGGCGCTGAAGAGCGAGCGAGCCTTCGACGAGGACGAGCTGTTCCTCTTGAGTTACGTCCCTGCTCTCAAAAGACTGACGCCGCAGAAAAGAGCCGCAGTCAAGATGCAGATCCAGCAGATCATGTTTGACGCAGAGTTCAAAGAGCACTGA
- the LOC128015015 gene encoding uncharacterized protein LOC128015015, producing the protein MEYKCNNLCSSKARVAAREVASSSGQFSHVCLVLRSLCFTVTLPLLLLPLPLPLADSRPQRNLIGPESRHDVSRTFDASVCDSGSAFRSTRLSSKSINSMAVTEKLIQAVHAYPVLYDASLHDYRSAERRVKAWREVAACVGFSVLECKRRWKTIRDRYIRERRLCQLRTEEGGRRLHYWSHRETLAFLDAHIRKKKRHGEAEAPEELDDSPDDSSGAESKPGPEKEKELVLKPLSPLPLPIVPQLPAVKQVPPMTQLLLAGLPPGLKVSSPAPLSLTTNNLNGKLEENEALKSERAFDEDELFLLSYVPALKRLTPQKRAAVKMQIQQIMFDAEFKEH; encoded by the exons ATGGAGTATAAGTGTAATAATTTGTGCTCGTCGAAGGCTCGTGTGGCTGCTCGTGAGGTTGCTAGCAGCAGTGGACAGTTTTCTCATGTGTGTTTGGTCCTCCGGAGCCTCTGCTTCACCGTgactcttcctcttcttcttcttcctcttcctcttcctcttgctgAT TCCCGCCCACAGCGAAATCTGATTGGTCCAGAATCCCGCCATGACGTGTCGCGTACTTTTGACGCGAGCGTGTGTGATTCCGGGAGCGCGTTCCGTTCGACGCGTCTCAGCAGCAAGTCAATAAACTCAATGGCGGTGACGGAGAAACTCATCCAGGCGGTGCACGCGTACCCGGTGCTTTATGACGCTTCGCTGCACGATTATCGCAGCGCGGAGCGGAGGGTGAAGGCGTGGAGGGAGGTCGCCGCGTGCGTCGGGTTCTCCG TGCTGGAGTGCAAGCGCAGATGGAAGACCATCAGGGACAGATACATCCGAGAGCGCAGGCTGTGCCAGCTGAGGACGGAGGAGGGCGGCCGGCGCCTGCATTACTGGTCACACAGAGAAACCCTGGCCTTTCTGGACGCTCACATCAGGAAGAAGAAGCGTCACGGTGAAGCCGAGGCTCCGGAGGAGCTGGACGACTCTCCCGATGACTCCAGCGGCGCCGAGTCGAAGCCCGGCCCGGAGAAAGAGAAGGAGCTGGTGCTCAAGCCCTTGTCTCCGCTGCCGCTGCCCATCGTCCCTCAGCTGCCGGCGGTCAAACAGGTGCCGCCGATGACCCAGCTGCTGCTCGCCGGTCTGCCTCCGGGACTGAAGGTGTCCAGTCCAGCGCCGCTGAGCCTCACCACAAACAACCTCAACGGGAAGCTGGAGGAGAACGAGGCGCTGAAGAGCGAGCGAGCCTTCGACGAGGACGAGCTGTTCCTCTTGAGTTACGTCCCTGCTCTCAAAAGACTGACGCCGCAGAAAAGAGCCGCAGTCAAGATGCAGATCCAGCAGATCATGTTTGACGCAGAGTTCAAAGAGCACTGA